The Mangifera indica cultivar Alphonso chromosome 12, CATAS_Mindica_2.1, whole genome shotgun sequence DNA window TACATAATGCTGTTTAGCATAGAActggagtgaaaaaaaaaagaaacaaagaatgaATGAAAAAACACCGTacaatgataaaaaaagaaCTTATTTACCTGCATTTCGAGAGGGTGACCATGAATTCCCATTCAACGATCTATCATGCAAGAACCATCAATAATAACCAATAATGTAGGGAACATGTCAAAACCATCACCAAGACACAATCTCAGAATCATCTTAATCCCAGTTCGTACATCAATTCTCCCCAGAACTGAGAGATCACCTGAGCATTTTTCAGATGCCCATTATAATATAATCCACCATATTCCTACAATTTGGAAATAAAACAAATGAGATTTTTGCCTCAGGGTAAAACTTTTTTTGCAGAGAAATTTTACTTACCAGAGTCAACTGGTGCAACACGGTCAATTTCTGCCTCCCCAATGTTGGGATCCAGTAATTCTGTTGTAGAATCATCACCATCCAGAGGAACAGTATGACCTTAAAACTAGCAGGCATCAGCCCTTGACCAGGACTATGACAGTCCATTGTTTTCTCCCAGCTCTGTGACATAAGGAAAAGATGACGAGATAAAAGTAAGCACATTGATGCTATCCAAATAGAGGAGAAAAGTTTCCTCAATTTTCCAGCAAGCGAGAAAAAGCATGGCTTATGAAATAAACAATCTCATGCATCACCCAGGTATCATTTAacaggaattaaaaaaaaaaaattgaaagaaataattttacatGAACAGACCCtaataattattagaaaaatgtATCTTAAAAACAGATAACGTCATGATTAAATTATCAGCTTAAACAATTATACTACCTGCAACTAAAGGCTGTGAAGGATGAAATTCCGAACAATATCATACTCTCCCTTAAACAGGAAAGCAATATCAGACGGTATAAAATCACTAATGTAGACCTGATCAATATCATACACCCGAATGAGGCCTGGGTGAGAGCGAGTACGCTTCAAAATGTTACTTCTCTATAGTTGAAATAATTCAATATGGAAGCAAATCAATccataaaaaattaagacaTGAAAGCGAGTACACATTGAAACCAAAAGACAGAAACGAAAGCCTAACACTAGATTTTATCACACCCAAGCAAAAATATCATCTTTTGCAATTCAGCATGAACAGAAAACATATCTTTCACTAagttttctcagcaaccaaacaaaataatacacgTTAACACTTCCAATCTTTGATATTCACATGCAAATTCAAATCAAGCAACAAACAATCATTCACTgaaaataaacatttcaaatcaaaatcaaagcaaaattcATTCAAGCTACAACAAAAGGCACCAACCCATACAAACATGCATTGAACAGGAACAAAACAGCACCGAAATTAACTCATTTTTCTATAACAAAAACGCAAATGGAAGAAAACCACGCACATAAATACAGATTCTACCcacaaaaatcaaaaccaaaccaTGAAAATTGAACATAAAAAGCGCTCAACTGATATTACTTCCTTCGCCCTAGCTATTCAAGTTAATCAATACAATGGTAAacgttattaaatttttagaaaaatattttgttttttactttttccaTTTCACATTGACTGCCTTATCCTCCCATTTTCCTTCCAAATCCACTGGAGAAATAATGGCCGCTTTTATCCACAGATCAAACTAAGTCCCTAAAATACCCTTTCAAAGCTACGGATACACTGTCACATCGAATTCTATTATCGTCTTTTCACTTCTATTGCAAAACCAAAGAAATCCTCTCTCTCCTTTTGtgctaaaatataattaaaataaaatctccaggaaactaaaaaaaatccTTGGGGCCATCGAACCATCTCAAACACATCTTAGCCTTTCATTTGTCAATCCAACGGCTCACTTCAGTCGGTGTAGTGGatttcatcataaaccctagcgCGCCACACCCCGCTCTACAAGCTCACTGCTTCTCCCTCTCACAGGATTTATGTGAAACCGAGAACCCAATCGATCTCTTTTACCCTTTCAATCCACAGATCATAACTTCTTCGACttctttttcatctcttctttttcttcttgttgttttcgatatttattatatttgtgatgTTCGAATCCTTCTGTGATGTTGTCGTCGTGTTGTTTTAGGATTTTATGTGAatgattatttgtatttattatttagttttcgTGGCTTGACTTGGATTCTGACTCGGGAAACAACTGAGTATAACTTCTATTTCGGTGTGAATGTCGAGTTTTGTGATGTTTTGTATTTAGATGTGCTGGAGAAACCGACCCGGAAGGAGATTTTCGAGCTGGGAGAGGTTTTGTACTGAGTCAGATCGGAGCGAGTGAAGCTTTATAACTCAGTTATTCGAGGAAGATCAAGTCAGGTAGAGTTGGGCGTTTCCAGAACCGTACGGCAATGCCGTCGGTGGGTATGCGACGGACTAGGGTGTTCGGAGTGGTAAAGGGAGCCGATGGAGCCCGCGTTCTACGTTCTGGTCGTCGGTTATCGTCCGACTTTGGTCACTGGTATCAACAATCTTTGGTCAAAAAGAATAGTGGAAATGGGCTTGGTGGGCTTAAATGCAAGCCCAACGGGTGGACGCATGTGGAGAAAATTAACTTTAAGCATGTGGAAGAACGAGAAGGCGAAGAGACAGACTCTACTGAGATTATTAAGAATGAGAAAGAAACGAAAGTGTGCAAGAaagtcaaagaagaagaagaagtaaaaGAAGTGAAAGTTATGGACAAGATGTTTGGGATAGTGTATAGGAGAAAGAGGAAGAGACTTGGTGGTGAAAGTAGTGAGCTTTCGAGTGATAAAATGTATGGGATTCGGTTTCAGCGTAGAACAAGGAGGAAAAATCTTGAGGATAGTGGCGTTGATAGTGAAAGTATGGAGGGATTTGTGAGGGACGATGAAGAACTTGGAGGGCTTCGTGTGTTTGGTATTGGTTTGGATAGTTCTTGTATTGGTTGGAGTAATTGGTTTGCTTGTTTTGTGATATTGGTTTTGAGGTACATGGAAAAGGCAAGACTTGAGTTGCATGAGCTCGCGTCATTTTTGCTTTCACAACCGATCAATGAAGTGCTTTCTTTGCATGGAATTCGATTTTTGTGGGTGTGTGTTGTTATTTTATCAGCATTTTGTGTTCTTTGGTTTTGAGTTGCTATAGCCCTGTTTTTAATGCACTTCTTTCTGATTGAGTTATTATTATGAGGAACTGTTTTATTTTTGAGAATTCTTGTTTATACTGATTGCAGAGACCAattcaatttcacaaaattagAATCGTTATGCTTTGAATATGTCTTCCTTTGCTTTGTAACTAT harbors:
- the LOC123192160 gene encoding neutral/alkaline invertase 3, chloroplastic-like isoform X5, giving the protein MCLLLSRHLFLMSQSWEKTMDCHSPGQGLMPASFKVILFLWMVMILQQNYWIPTLGRQKLTVLHQLTLEYGGLYYNGHLKNAQETCGLLSAVLPLQTTLHAVLDLIETKWSDLVADMPLKICYPALEGQEWQIITGSDPKNMRCYIGFAHI
- the LOC123192160 gene encoding neutral/alkaline invertase 3, chloroplastic-like isoform X6; the protein is MCLLLSRHLFLMSQSWEKTMDCHSPGQGLMPASFKVILFLWMVMILQQNYWIPTLGRQKLTVLHQLTLEYGGLYYNGHLKNAQETCGLLSAVLPLQTTLHAVLDLIETKWSDLVADMPLKICYPALEGQEWQIITGSDPKNILPLRAVR
- the LOC123192160 gene encoding neutral/alkaline invertase 3, chloroplastic-like isoform X3, which encodes MCLLLSRHLFLMSQSWEKTMDCHSPGQGLMPASFKVILFLWMVMILQQNYWIPTLGRQKLTVLHQLTLEYGGLYYNGHLKNAQLTVACSKMNRPEIAAKAVQVAEKCIARDKWPECYDTKRATCDGRQSHPFQNWSIASFLVAKLLLADGTAAKILVN